The Pseudomonas sp. R4-35-07 nucleotide sequence CAATTCACTTGGTACGTATAGATGCGCATAAAGCAGAAGTTCTTGACGGCCAACAACGACTAACAGCCATTCGAGACTTCATGCAAAATAAGTTTGCAATGGATGGTGCAATTGAACCCTTAGATGACGATATTGTTGAGTTAGGAGGGTTAAAATATTCTGCTTTACCTGAAGATAAAAAACTAGAATTCCAGCGGTACCTGCTAAAAATATATGAAATCACCCATTACAACCATGGTGAACCCGGCGAGTTATTTCATCGTCTCAACCAATCAGTAAAACTAACGTCAGCTGAACAACGCAATGCTTTTTTCGGCAGCATAAGAGATCAGGTTTCATCGTTGGTTTCCTACATGGCAAAACAGGGGATCGACAAAACAGTTCTTGGATTTTCCAACTCTCGCATGGCGTATAACGATCTACTGACAAGGGTTTGTTTTATTTTAGAGAATTCAGGCCTAAGAACTCCAATCAGCGACCGCTCACTAACCGCGAGATTTAGAAACAAGGAAGGGTTTTCTCCAGAAATCACAAACGCAGTCAAAGGCGCAATTGACTTCCTTGTCCAAGTCAAAGAAAACTTAATATCAAGCGAAGATGATATAAATTTGACAAAGGCCTCGTCATTTAACTGGCTGTATCTTTTAGCTAGCGAATTGATTGACGGAGGCGATTTACACGATGAGCAGTTCTTCAGAGGCTTTATCTATTTAGAGCTCGCAAAAAATAAAGTAAAAAACAACTTACAAATTGACAAGAGCATTGCGGATTATTTTGGCTTTGACCGAGGCTCTCTGCGTGAGCTTTTACTTCTATATATCGAGCGATCATCATCACGCGTAACATCCACAAGTTCCATCCTAATTCGCGATATGGTTATAAATATCAGCCTAGCCTTATCAGGCTATAAAAATTGTTCTCTATACCGAGCGGAGGACGAAACAATCGCAGCTATTATAGAATCAATAAGAGATGGCAGCGATGAAATAAAAACGCTAATCGAGGATGCTGCAGTAAAATGGAGGATGGAGTAATGAGATTAGCAGCTATCAGTGATGCTTGGCGCAATGTATTGAAAATTGATAAATACCCGTGCCGCCTTTTGGACATTAAAGCTCGTGGTATCTCTGGATTCAAAAGCGAAGTCGACCTAAACTTCAAATCTGCAATCACCGCTATATGCGGAAAAAATGGTGTTGGAAAAACCACTTTAATAAAATTCTTATATTCCGCATTCAAAGATGGTGACGTTACCGGGGCCCATAGCAAATTCTCTGATTCTGATTTTGAGGCAACCATTGTTAAAAACAGCAAGGTTTGCTCCCCAGAGGACACCATCCTTGGTGGTTTCAGCGCCTATTACTTGGAACCCTCACGGGAGTGTACCAGGATCATAGAGTATTTAAGGAGCACTGATAATGTGGAAGAGCTTCTAGAGGGAGTTGACGACAATCGCTCTTTCAATGAACCTAAATTCAAGTCCATGATTGAAAATCTGGTCGGAAAAAGTTATCAAACACTAGTTTTCTATGAGGTGCCTGATGCAATGCCACACGAGTATGGATTCCCTTTTCCTTACTTTAAGGTAGTGCTCCCTAACGGTTCAAGCTATACAAATACCGACATGGGGATGGGCGAACTAGCTTGCTTATACGTCGCATGGTTTATTTATCACTATATAGAACCAAAAAGCCTGCTATTCATAGAAGAGCCTGAGAACTTTATTTCGGCGTACAGCCAGCTACGCTTAATGGATATGATTGCAGACCAATCGTTCGCTCAGAAGCTATGGGTCATTTTATCAACTCACTCAGAGCACATCCTGTCCAAAGTGGGTATAGATAACATCAGAATTTTGTCACAATATTGTATGGAAAACCGTTCGGCCATCTCTAATCCCAAGCATGTAAAGAAATATCTTTCAGCATTGGGGCTATCCAGCAACACTCTAGGCATTTACATTGTAGAAGACGAATTAGCAAGATTTTTCCTTGAGTACATACTGGACAAAATGGATCCAGATATGCTCACAGACTTCTCTGTAATTCAGATGCGTTGTGATTCTAATATTGAAAAAATTGTGAAGCATTACGAACCTACGCCGAGCCCGCCATTTGAAATCATCGCAGTTCTAGATGCAGATCAATCAGCAGAAATAAAGCCGCTATCCGGAAAACATATTTACACAACTGCACTGCCATCAGCACAAAAACTCACACCAGAACTTGAGATTTGGACAGTTTTAGATTCCCATATAGATGATATCGCGCAATGGCTAGATATTGGCGCTGATCGTTTGAGAGATGCAATTGAAGACGCTCGCCATGGAGATCATCACGATCGTTACGCAAAAATAGCGCAGGCGTGCAGAAAAAACAAAAGGGATCTTGTCGATGCAGTACTAAGAAAGTGGTATCAGTTCCCGGAGAACCAAGCCCTTGTAATGAAGTTCTACTTGGCGATAAAACTTCGAAAAGAAAACTGTGCGGTGCAACGAGTAGCCGAGTCTCTTGAAATGGAAATTATTGCACCTAGCTTTACGACGCACTTGGAAAAAGATCAATGCAATGTGAATTGCGCAGAGCACTCAAAACCTTATTTCGAGGCCAGGATTGGCTTTGATGGTGCACATTTTTTTGCGTAACTTAAAGGATTGACACATGCACCAGCCCTATATAGGTGGAGTTCGAATTCTCTACAGCCTCGATGCGCCCCTAAAGCTTTTTGCAATTACCCTTTCACCTGCGTACGGGGTATCACGCCTTGCGGGATTAACCGGTTACCGCTTTAGCGGGTAATTGATCGGTCTCACGCGCCTGCTGTGTCAGCAGGCGCTTGGGGACCGCCCCCAAATAAACATACGGGTGATGACAATTCCGCCGCATCGACTAAATCAAACTCGTAAGCGGTCCCACCCGTTTTCCATTGCACAGTGATCCGTGAAAGATTCAGTTTCACGTCCGAGAGACTGCAGGCGATCTCAGCTCAATTGTGCCAATGAGTGCGGCCGTGTGATAAAGGTATCGCAACTACGCCAACCCAGCGTTTCCAGCTGTAATCAAGTGCTTTACTAGTGGCTTAGCTTTTGTCCACCAGATCGCGCTGAGCGACAATCTACGCGTGCGGCCTACCCATTACCGGCGGGCTTTTCACTGCAGTACGTGGGGCCCAACTTCGAAGCCAAGTAGCGCGTTTAGCGCTCGAAGTGACCTCATAGAGGCGTAGGTCGAAATCACCAAAAATGCCATTATGTATTCTGGAAGGTGCATATGAACTGCAAGTCCAGCTACGTAATACGTCCGCAAATAGCCATATTAGCAGAGTCATAAAAAATGAAAAAACAGCAAATCCGTATGCAGATACCAAACACGCCGGAAAATCGTGCGCATTTAGAGTTCATACGGCAATGGAGCCAAATGATCCCGACCCTTTTTTTCTTGGATCTCTGCACAATCAGTCACATCAAAAAATCGCTCGAACGCGACTCTGATGGAGCTCCGCCTGAGCCTAAGTCATTGGCCTGGCTGAGGAAGAATGATCTGCCGCACAACGGTTTTTCGTACCTACCCGCTCTCATGGAAAAAGCTAGTGATGCTCAGAGCAATTTCGATGTTGAAGGATTAACGCAGGAGGCTATCCGCGATTTGACAGCCTTGAAAGGCTTTTTCAAACAAGCCCGGGTTCTAGAAGATATTGACCTCGCCTCCAAGTATATATCGACTCTCAAAGGCATACACCCGGAGATCTTAGGTCCTAGCTATCACGATTTTTTGAGCTTCGTTAATGGGCTACGGATTTTCAATGCTATCGCGCCGGCCAAAAGGTACAAGGCGGCCCAAAATATTTGCGAGAAGGCTGCGAGCCTCAGCATTCACAAGGGGCACCCGTTGATTTTGGCGTCTCTTGCGTGCATTTACGGCTGTGTAGCCGCGAAAAAAGTGCTCAAGTTCAAGGACGACCCTGCTGATTTTAGCCCTAGCAACGCGCTGGGTGATGTGCAAGTTATTCAAAGGGTTGGGCAACTCACACAACTGATAGAACAAAATGAACGAGAATTTGCTAGAACTCAATTCGTGACCGATGACAGGCACCTGCAGGACTTCTACAAGTTCTTTTTTGTCAATGAGGTAGTCTCGGAGGAAGGGAATGACTCAACGTCCATAAAATACGAAATGACGATCCAGGCAAATATGCTATTTCCAGATCTTTTCGATGAGGATGGCTTCGCTAAAGGTGAAGCCGAAAATGAAGAGATCCTGAAAATATACGCCCTCGTGGGTTTCCCTAATGAGGCAAGCGCCACCTAATTGTTTAGGTGATCTGTTCAGTAGGTTTCATTTTTAACCATCTGCCGAATTCACCGACCCGATCCCAGCTTCTCGACTTGAAAATACGTCGGAATCATCACCTTCAGTGCTGGAGTTCGGCAGGCGTTTCGGCGAGTCCATACGCTGGATTGGTACAATGAGCCGCTTACCAAGACTTAAAAGCCCTTTTGGTATTGCGTGTACGTTAAAATTATGCAAAATAACGTACTTCATTGGAAAAAGCATGCAGGCTCATGAGTATCTACGTTCATTCTTTTCCCTGCGTTAGAGGAATACAGGCCGGGAGGCCATGCTACATAGCAATGTGCCCTATGCGTCTTGTACCCAAAATATTCATTTTCAATGAAGAAAATGTGCCTGCGGACCTGCGCGCCCAGCGCACCCTGAACCTTGCAAGGGTTCCTGAGATTTCAGCGTATTTGCTTGACAATCGCGACGATTACACCCTATCCGCAATCACGGCTTCTGTGGATGGCGTTGTCCATTTCAATCCCGCTTTCGATACAGGCCTTGAGCAAAGCATTGGCACACTGACCATACCGATGGAGGCTCAGATACTAATCAATGACGGTCAGCACCGACGCGCAGCCATTGAGCAAGCCATTCGCGAGAATCCAGAACTTGGCTACGACAACATTCCCGTGCTTTTCTTCATTGATGAGGGCCTGAATCGTAGTCAGCAAATGTTTGCCGATCTCAACAAGCACGCTGTGCGGCCGAGTAACTCCATCAGCACGCTTTACGATCATAGAGACCAAATTTCTGATCTAGCTAGGTATCTCGCCAAAAATGTAGAAGTTTTTTCCAGGATGACGGAGCTAGAGAAATCTAGCCTATCACCTCGCAGCTCTAAGCTATTCACCCTCAGCGCCATAAAAAACGCCTCCCGCGTCTTATTGAAAAAAGGGAAAGGCGATTTCATTGCGCAGAATGAGCGGGAGCTCGCTAATACGTTCTGGGAAGAGGTTTCCTTGCAGATGCCCGATTGGATCAGAGCAAAAAACAAAGAGCTGTCAACGTCCGAATTACGGGACAATTACATTCATGCCCACGGCGTCATGCTGCAAGCAATGGGACTTGTCGGAGCTGAGCTGATTATCCGCAAGGAATCCGAATGGAAATCAACCCTCAGCCAGCTCCGTCATATCGACTGGTCAAGGGCCAACCCTGAATGGGAAGGCCGCGCGATGGTTCACGGTCGGATCTCCAAAGCCACAACGAACGTGGCGCTCACAGCAAGTCTTATCAAGAAAAAACTTGGCGTACCGCTGTCCACGGTTGAACGAGAGTTAGAAAACAGGTTTCCTCAAAAATGAGTAATGATCAATTTCTCTATCCATCGCACGATGACTTCGTCCAAGAAGCGATCATTTCTGGTAGGCCGTTAGCAGACGCTGTCCGTGAGCTTCAAAGCATTTATAAGGCCGATAATCGCCCCTGGGTAGTCGGTTTCAGTGGCGGCAAGGACTCTACCGTCATCCTTTCGCTCACATACTATGCCCTGAAGATGTTGCCCCCAGAGGAGCGCCATAAGCACGTATATGTCGTCTCCTCCGACACACGAGTAGAAACTCCTGTAGTAGTCGACATGATCCGCCAAGTGCTTGATTCAGTGAACGCTCAAGCAGTTGAAGAT carries:
- the dndB gene encoding DNA sulfur modification protein DndB, which produces MSIYVHSFPCVRGIQAGRPCYIAMCPMRLVPKIFIFNEENVPADLRAQRTLNLARVPEISAYLLDNRDDYTLSAITASVDGVVHFNPAFDTGLEQSIGTLTIPMEAQILINDGQHRRAAIEQAIRENPELGYDNIPVLFFIDEGLNRSQQMFADLNKHAVRPSNSISTLYDHRDQISDLARYLAKNVEVFSRMTELEKSSLSPRSSKLFTLSAIKNASRVLLKKGKGDFIAQNERELANTFWEEVSLQMPDWIRAKNKELSTSELRDNYIHAHGVMLQAMGLVGAELIIRKESEWKSTLSQLRHIDWSRANPEWEGRAMVHGRISKATTNVALTASLIKKKLGVPLSTVERELENRFPQK
- a CDS encoding DUF262 domain-containing protein, whose amino-acid sequence is MNVTPRDEKIKSVFDDIISDNIDLRPDFQRGEVWDSNKKKLLIDSIFRGWQVPPIHLVRIDAHKAEVLDGQQRLTAIRDFMQNKFAMDGAIEPLDDDIVELGGLKYSALPEDKKLEFQRYLLKIYEITHYNHGEPGELFHRLNQSVKLTSAEQRNAFFGSIRDQVSSLVSYMAKQGIDKTVLGFSNSRMAYNDLLTRVCFILENSGLRTPISDRSLTARFRNKEGFSPEITNAVKGAIDFLVQVKENLISSEDDINLTKASSFNWLYLLASELIDGGDLHDEQFFRGFIYLELAKNKVKNNLQIDKSIADYFGFDRGSLRELLLLYIERSSSRVTSTSSILIRDMVINISLALSGYKNCSLYRAEDETIAAIIESIRDGSDEIKTLIEDAAVKWRME
- a CDS encoding ATP-dependent endonuclease codes for the protein MRLAAISDAWRNVLKIDKYPCRLLDIKARGISGFKSEVDLNFKSAITAICGKNGVGKTTLIKFLYSAFKDGDVTGAHSKFSDSDFEATIVKNSKVCSPEDTILGGFSAYYLEPSRECTRIIEYLRSTDNVEELLEGVDDNRSFNEPKFKSMIENLVGKSYQTLVFYEVPDAMPHEYGFPFPYFKVVLPNGSSYTNTDMGMGELACLYVAWFIYHYIEPKSLLFIEEPENFISAYSQLRLMDMIADQSFAQKLWVILSTHSEHILSKVGIDNIRILSQYCMENRSAISNPKHVKKYLSALGLSSNTLGIYIVEDELARFFLEYILDKMDPDMLTDFSVIQMRCDSNIEKIVKHYEPTPSPPFEIIAVLDADQSAEIKPLSGKHIYTTALPSAQKLTPELEIWTVLDSHIDDIAQWLDIGADRLRDAIEDARHGDHHDRYAKIAQACRKNKRDLVDAVLRKWYQFPENQALVMKFYLAIKLRKENCAVQRVAESLEMEIIAPSFTTHLEKDQCNVNCAEHSKPYFEARIGFDGAHFFA